One genomic region from Verrucomicrobiota bacterium encodes:
- a CDS encoding ABC transporter ATP-binding protein, which yields MSEIVKLPSYKDQSESVRARFAELYQRPIKLDVQKLSKTFSTPKGDLTVLHDLDFNIHRREFVSVIGPSGCGKSTLIRVLAGLETITDGEFLLDGQEMIGPGADRGMVFQGYTLFPWLSVKKNVMFGLEVNGMSGPTVEQEAMQWIEMVGLANSADKYPRQLSGGMKQRVAIARALANQPQILFMDEPFGALDPHTRCQMQSHLLKIWRNVDVTIMFVTHDLEEAIYLSDRILVLKANPGEIEEFIEVPVPRPREPDCLLSPEFLATKQRLEELIHPKAHEPEEELPVIRMTLKSDDVE from the coding sequence ATGAGCGAGATTGTTAAACTCCCAAGCTACAAAGATCAGAGCGAATCCGTTCGTGCGCGATTCGCTGAGCTCTACCAGCGTCCGATTAAACTCGATGTCCAAAAACTGAGTAAGACCTTCTCCACGCCAAAGGGTGATCTAACGGTATTGCATGATCTCGATTTCAATATCCACCGTCGGGAGTTTGTTTCGGTTATCGGACCGTCAGGGTGCGGTAAATCGACTTTGATTCGGGTCCTTGCAGGGCTCGAGACAATAACAGACGGGGAATTTCTTCTCGATGGCCAAGAGATGATCGGGCCAGGCGCCGACCGCGGCATGGTCTTTCAGGGCTACACGTTGTTTCCTTGGTTGTCCGTCAAGAAAAACGTCATGTTCGGTCTCGAGGTAAACGGCATGTCGGGACCAACCGTCGAACAAGAGGCTATGCAATGGATCGAAATGGTGGGACTAGCGAATTCTGCAGATAAGTATCCGAGACAATTATCAGGCGGAATGAAGCAACGGGTCGCAATTGCCCGGGCTCTAGCGAATCAACCTCAGATTCTCTTTATGGACGAACCTTTCGGAGCTTTGGATCCTCACACGCGTTGTCAGATGCAGTCCCATCTATTGAAGATCTGGCGAAACGTAGATGTTACCATCATGTTTGTGACACACGACTTGGAGGAAGCGATCTACCTCTCCGACCGGATCTTGGTCCTGAAAGCCAATCCGGGCGAGATCGAGGAGTTCATCGAAGTACCAGTGCCGCGTCCACGCGAGCCGGATTGTTTGTTGAGCCCAGAGTTTTTGGCGACAAAGCAACGCCTTGAGGAGCTCATCCATCCAAAGGCTCATGAACCGGAGGAAGAGCTGCCCGTTATTCGAATGACTCTCAAGAGCGACGATGTTGAATAG
- a CDS encoding creatininase family protein — MQDATYSPWSAMTWPEILERIDGGCDGVILPLGATEQHGPHLGTGMDSVLSEEVCRAAGKATGVPVLPTLPYGCSIGHSHRWPGTIALSPTTMIAVLCDMGDWLYKSGIRRCFLVNGHVGNQSAIGCALDTLRCRYDDMMVSNINTGNITPAIEATFSADADDWHGNAAETSLMMALSPKMVRMNELTSADDPDRTGECVFFHPVNRTSTNGVTGRPSESSEIAGKQLFQELVSALSKLVEKGLKEKPPLDASYDERV, encoded by the coding sequence ATGCAGGATGCCACCTACAGTCCGTGGTCGGCTATGACGTGGCCGGAAATCCTCGAACGAATTGACGGTGGCTGTGATGGGGTAATTCTCCCTCTCGGCGCAACCGAGCAACACGGCCCTCATTTGGGAACCGGCATGGACAGTGTCCTTTCCGAAGAGGTGTGCCGGGCTGCGGGTAAGGCAACTGGTGTTCCGGTCCTACCGACGTTGCCTTACGGCTGCTCAATTGGCCATTCCCACCGATGGCCGGGGACAATCGCCCTCAGCCCCACGACAATGATCGCGGTGCTCTGTGATATGGGCGACTGGCTGTATAAATCAGGTATCCGCCGCTGTTTTCTGGTGAATGGTCACGTCGGTAATCAATCAGCGATTGGATGCGCCTTAGATACCCTGCGCTGTCGATATGACGATATGATGGTTTCAAATATAAACACTGGGAACATAACCCCGGCAATCGAAGCAACTTTCTCAGCAGACGCAGATGACTGGCACGGAAACGCAGCCGAGACGAGTCTGATGATGGCACTGTCTCCGAAAATGGTCCGAATGAATGAACTTACGAGCGCCGACGACCCAGACCGAACGGGCGAATGCGTTTTCTTTCATCCGGTAAATCGCACCAGCACAAACGGAGTAACCGGACGGCCCAGTGAGTCTTCAGAAATAGCAGGTAAACAGCTTTTTCAAGAGCTGGTTTCCGCACTCAGTAAGCTTGTCGAAAAAGGTCTTAAAGAAAAACCTCCTCTCGATGCCTCCTACGATGAGCGCGTTTAA
- the glnT gene encoding type III glutamate--ammonia ligase — MTEFYDKYKTAAGNLYSKEKWTDAQIAAIQDDLEKAGVKYCVGNYVDIHGVPKGKVVPLSHFSEFARGSELYTGYALDGLGQSPNDDEIASNPDLGLIIPLPWNPEVAWIPADNTLHGEPYEVNTRVLLQKVLKEAEAMGFGMNLGIECEVFVLHHNDDGSLEIPNRDDDLEKSCYDFKRFMDRYGWLDKMATTIDSLGWELYSFDHEDANSQFEFDFKYSDVLTMCDRFVFFRYMAKHYASEEGLIATFMPKPFADKTGCGAHFNMSLFDKDTGENLFACNRADDPRALGLSELGYQFCAGILKHGPALCATFAPTVNSYKRLVRRGLMSYYSWAPVFNSYGSNNRTNSLRIPMAGGRIESRNADASCNPYLAAALALAAGLEGIREKLDPGDPQEDNLYELTPDQLSGRGISELPSSLDEAVKAFSADSFVEKVLGDELRNEFITYKSEEWRQYHQRISQWEVDQYARLF, encoded by the coding sequence ATGACAGAATTCTACGATAAGTATAAGACCGCCGCTGGAAATCTATACTCCAAGGAAAAGTGGACTGACGCTCAAATAGCCGCGATTCAGGACGATTTAGAGAAGGCCGGCGTCAAGTATTGCGTCGGTAACTACGTCGACATCCACGGAGTTCCTAAGGGCAAGGTTGTGCCTCTTAGTCATTTCTCTGAATTCGCTCGCGGATCAGAGCTCTACACAGGTTATGCACTCGACGGTCTCGGCCAGAGTCCCAATGACGATGAAATCGCCTCCAACCCGGATTTGGGCCTGATCATACCGCTCCCATGGAACCCCGAGGTTGCCTGGATTCCGGCGGACAACACATTGCATGGTGAACCTTACGAAGTGAACACCCGTGTCTTGCTGCAAAAGGTGCTCAAAGAGGCTGAGGCTATGGGTTTCGGGATGAATCTCGGTATAGAGTGCGAGGTCTTCGTCCTTCACCACAACGATGATGGATCGCTCGAAATTCCAAATCGCGACGACGATCTGGAGAAGAGCTGCTACGACTTCAAGCGGTTTATGGATCGCTACGGTTGGCTGGATAAGATGGCCACAACCATCGATAGCCTTGGATGGGAACTCTATTCGTTCGATCACGAAGACGCGAACTCTCAGTTCGAGTTTGATTTTAAATATTCCGACGTTCTCACCATGTGTGATCGCTTCGTTTTCTTCCGTTACATGGCGAAGCACTACGCCTCTGAAGAAGGACTCATCGCGACTTTCATGCCTAAGCCATTTGCAGATAAGACGGGCTGCGGCGCGCATTTCAACATGTCTCTTTTCGACAAAGACACGGGGGAGAACCTCTTTGCGTGCAACAGAGCTGACGACCCGCGGGCGCTCGGGCTTAGTGAGCTTGGTTATCAGTTTTGCGCCGGCATCCTCAAGCACGGTCCAGCCCTTTGTGCAACATTCGCGCCAACGGTAAATAGCTACAAACGCCTCGTCAGGCGTGGCCTCATGAGCTACTACTCATGGGCCCCTGTGTTCAACTCCTACGGTAGTAATAATCGGACGAACTCTCTCCGCATTCCAATGGCTGGGGGCCGCATCGAGTCGCGGAACGCCGATGCATCCTGCAACCCCTATCTCGCTGCCGCACTTGCACTCGCCGCCGGACTCGAAGGAATCAGAGAGAAACTCGATCCAGGCGATCCTCAGGAAGATAATCTCTATGAACTCACTCCCGATCAACTCTCTGGCCGTGGAATCTCAGAACTCCCTAGTTCTTTGGATGAAGCTGTCAAAGCGTTCTCGGCTGACTCTTTCGTTGAGAAGGTCCTGGGTGATGAGTTGCGGAATGAATTCATCACCTACAAGTCCGAAGAATGGCGCCAATACCATCAACGGATTAGCCAATGGGAGGTTGATCAATACGCTCGGCTTTTCTAA
- a CDS encoding urea amidolyase associated protein UAAP1 — translation MSENTPAPPLGSSEQIYETTLRGATMWSKVIGRGKTLRMTDLEGKANVGMLLYNAFEKHERYNMPDTLKGQHIFYLSAPYCLHSDMGRLFCSITGDTRGWHDAVCGCSDAASVEEKYGTKTFQEARNSFYRDAQNSFLIELAKWGLGKRDLMPNINWFSKVVTDDNGKLSFVEGESTPGDTVDLRFEMDTLVVLNTCQHPFDPNPTYDPGKVKLEVFKSTPAAENDPCLNSRPENQRAFNNTEEYNALRF, via the coding sequence ATGAGTGAAAATACACCTGCTCCGCCTCTTGGCTCGAGCGAGCAAATCTACGAAACCACACTCCGTGGTGCGACCATGTGGTCAAAGGTCATCGGACGTGGCAAGACGCTTCGAATGACCGACCTGGAGGGTAAGGCGAATGTCGGAATGCTTCTCTACAACGCGTTCGAAAAGCACGAGCGCTACAACATGCCGGACACCCTGAAGGGCCAGCACATCTTCTACCTTTCAGCACCCTACTGTCTGCATTCGGACATGGGGCGGTTATTTTGCTCGATCACAGGCGATACTCGTGGATGGCATGATGCGGTCTGCGGATGCTCCGACGCCGCGTCGGTAGAAGAGAAGTATGGCACTAAGACCTTTCAGGAGGCGCGAAATAGTTTCTACCGGGATGCGCAGAACTCTTTTCTAATCGAGTTGGCGAAATGGGGCTTGGGCAAACGGGATCTGATGCCGAACATCAATTGGTTCAGCAAAGTGGTGACTGATGACAACGGGAAATTGAGTTTTGTCGAGGGAGAGTCCACTCCCGGCGATACGGTAGACCTTCGCTTCGAAATGGACACTCTCGTCGTCCTCAATACCTGCCAACACCCGTTCGATCCAAATCCAACTTACGACCCAGGCAAAGTTAAGCTTGAGGTATTCAAAAGCACTCCGGCAGCCGAGAACGATCCGTGCCTGAACTCACGACCCGAAAACCAGCGTGCGTTCAACAACACAGAGGAATACAACGCCCTTCGATTTTAA
- a CDS encoding urea amidolyase associated protein UAAP2 — protein sequence MLTESTLKPEDAVYRKTVLAGDYWIHKIKKGQTFRIVDLEGNQAADTLFYDAEDPENRYSASDTVRRQGSLYLTTGSELISSEGDLLMRITADTCGRHDTLGGACSRESNTMRYSPKTEFMHACRDSFIRGLQDWGPDLTTRDLPCNINFFMNVPVTPEGKLTFEDGISSAGLYVEMIAERNVMCLISNCPQLNNPCNAYNPTPIETIIWD from the coding sequence ATGTTGACCGAAAGCACACTCAAACCCGAAGACGCGGTGTATCGCAAAACCGTTTTGGCAGGCGACTATTGGATCCACAAAATCAAGAAAGGTCAGACGTTCCGTATTGTTGACCTGGAAGGTAATCAAGCGGCCGACACCTTGTTCTATGATGCTGAAGATCCGGAAAATCGCTACAGTGCGTCCGATACCGTCCGCCGACAAGGTTCCCTCTACCTGACAACGGGTTCGGAGCTGATCTCGTCAGAAGGAGACCTTCTGATGAGAATCACTGCCGATACCTGCGGTCGCCATGACACCCTTGGCGGAGCGTGTTCACGTGAGAGCAATACAATGAGGTATTCTCCCAAAACGGAGTTCATGCACGCCTGCCGCGACAGCTTCATCCGGGGCTTGCAGGATTGGGGGCCGGATCTGACAACCCGTGATCTTCCTTGCAACATCAACTTCTTCATGAACGTGCCAGTCACGCCGGAAGGAAAACTCACGTTCGAAGACGGGATCTCTTCCGCTGGTCTCTATGTAGAAATGATCGCCGAGCGAAATGTGATGTGTCTCATCTCCAACTGCCCCCAATTGAATAATCCTTGCAACGCGTACAACCCTACTCCTATTGAGACGATCATCTGGGATTAG
- the uca gene encoding urea carboxylase, with protein sequence MFSKVLIANRGEIACRIIRSLDQLGIESVAVYSDADRDSPHVSMATESYRIGPAAVSESYLRAETILEVALDSDSQAIHPGYGLLSENADFAAACETAGITFIGPTPESMLAFGLKHRARTLASENRVPLVPGTDLLADVDEAQAAAAEIGYPVMLKSTAGGGGIGMQICHSVSELLDAYERVERLSQSHFGQGGIFLEKYVEHARHLEVQIFGDGEGHVLSLGVRDCSAQRRNQKVIEETPPANVSKEVVTGLQEAALRLCESVKYRSAGTVEFIYDNDTGEYYFLEVNTRLQVEHGVTELVTNVDLVGWMVRLAAGSLTLSSWPKIVSKRGHAIQARLYAENPHKDFQPSSGLLTQVCFPEGVRCDHWVSSGTEVTPHYDPLLAKLQVYAESRDQAAEAMASALEATRLDGIETNLEYLSSVVASQPFRSGNIVTKSLSLHDYQPSTFEVLRSGTMTTVQDFPGRTGYWEVGVPPSGPVDSLAFRLGNRILANPENAAGLEIVMTGPKLEFHTNVVAILTGAEMSVTLDGKPVEFYRPFPIRSGSALDIGKLKGPGVTSYLLIQGGIDVPLYLGSRSTFPLGQFGGHGGRALRVGDVLPIQRSTSLSHNDSKAYPAVQDLEYLPKDQQPKLSHAWDIAVLYGPHGAPDFFKSSDIEMFFEAKWEVHYNSAPTGVRLIGPKPSWARPDGGEAGLHPSNIHDNAYAVGAIDFTGDMPVILGPDGPSLGGFVCPVTIIQSDLWKIGQLKPGDTVCFRCVSRDVASNLLRKHEESIATLRTDFSVPAEPRIPADDEMILVDEGQDENRLVIRQAGDAYVLAEIGPMILDFKIRLHIHALYQALKKQAFGPVIDINPAIRSLQVHFDPKELRAEDVAAWINQTNSQLPPLKNITVPSRIVHLPLSWDDPSTRLATEKYMQSVRPDAPWCPDNIEFIRRINGLKTRDDVYDIVFNARYVVLGLGDVYLGAPVATPLDPRHRLVTTKYNPARTWTPENAVGIGGAYLCIYGMEGPGGYQFVGRTIQMWNRYNQTKSFTEGKPWLLRYFDQIHYYPVEAEELEVLRHDFLQGRFNPRIDESTFSLGDYEKFLTENSESIQAFKSKQQSSFNAERQRWEEAGLATFVEEDSVAVDEDSEALPEGVEPVESPVAGSVWKILQKEEGSAIGAGDSLVILESMKMEIKVTAPVSGTLFRCLIKEGQGISPGQALFGIKEHSF encoded by the coding sequence GTGTTTTCCAAAGTTCTCATAGCAAACCGCGGTGAGATCGCCTGCCGGATAATTCGCAGTCTGGATCAACTGGGCATTGAGTCCGTGGCCGTGTATTCCGACGCCGATCGCGATTCACCTCACGTATCGATGGCGACCGAAAGTTATCGCATCGGACCAGCTGCAGTCAGCGAGAGCTATCTCCGGGCAGAGACTATTCTTGAAGTCGCCTTAGACTCCGATTCCCAAGCCATTCATCCTGGGTATGGCTTGCTCAGCGAGAACGCCGATTTCGCAGCAGCGTGCGAAACGGCTGGTATCACTTTCATCGGGCCGACCCCTGAAAGTATGCTCGCATTCGGGCTCAAGCATCGAGCCCGGACACTAGCATCGGAAAACCGTGTGCCTTTGGTCCCAGGAACAGACCTTTTGGCAGACGTAGATGAAGCTCAGGCGGCCGCAGCCGAAATCGGTTATCCCGTCATGCTCAAAAGCACCGCTGGGGGTGGAGGCATCGGAATGCAGATTTGCCACTCCGTCTCAGAACTTTTGGACGCTTACGAGCGTGTCGAACGACTCAGTCAAAGCCATTTCGGGCAAGGTGGGATTTTCCTTGAGAAGTATGTCGAACACGCTCGGCACCTCGAGGTTCAGATCTTTGGCGACGGTGAAGGTCATGTGCTCTCCCTCGGTGTGCGGGATTGCTCAGCCCAAAGACGCAATCAGAAGGTGATTGAAGAAACGCCTCCCGCAAATGTCTCCAAAGAAGTAGTGACCGGGCTTCAAGAAGCCGCCTTGCGGCTTTGTGAATCGGTAAAATATCGATCCGCTGGCACCGTTGAGTTTATTTACGACAACGACACAGGAGAGTATTACTTCCTTGAGGTAAACACTCGCCTACAAGTGGAGCATGGCGTGACGGAGCTGGTGACCAATGTCGACCTCGTCGGTTGGATGGTCCGGCTGGCAGCAGGTAGTCTAACCCTCTCATCTTGGCCAAAGATCGTTTCCAAGCGCGGACACGCGATACAAGCGAGGCTTTATGCAGAGAATCCGCATAAGGATTTTCAACCGTCGAGCGGCCTTTTGACCCAAGTCTGTTTTCCAGAGGGTGTCCGCTGTGACCACTGGGTAAGCTCCGGGACTGAGGTGACCCCTCACTACGATCCGCTTCTGGCGAAGCTACAGGTCTATGCCGAATCACGCGATCAAGCTGCCGAAGCGATGGCAAGTGCTCTGGAAGCGACCAGGCTCGATGGCATCGAAACCAACCTTGAATACCTGAGTTCCGTCGTAGCCTCCCAACCATTTCGGTCGGGAAATATCGTGACCAAGAGCCTGTCGCTGCACGATTATCAGCCAAGCACTTTTGAAGTGCTTCGTTCCGGAACGATGACGACTGTGCAGGATTTTCCCGGTCGAACCGGTTATTGGGAGGTCGGCGTTCCGCCGTCTGGCCCGGTGGACTCTCTCGCTTTTCGACTGGGCAATCGGATTCTCGCCAATCCGGAGAATGCTGCAGGCCTCGAGATTGTCATGACCGGGCCAAAGCTGGAATTCCACACCAATGTCGTCGCAATCCTCACGGGAGCGGAGATGAGCGTCACCCTCGATGGAAAACCCGTTGAATTCTACCGCCCCTTCCCCATTAGATCAGGCTCCGCGCTCGACATCGGAAAACTGAAGGGACCAGGCGTCACAAGCTATCTCTTGATTCAAGGAGGAATAGATGTGCCACTCTATCTGGGTAGCCGCTCAACCTTTCCTCTGGGTCAGTTTGGAGGCCATGGAGGTCGAGCACTACGGGTAGGAGATGTCCTTCCAATTCAAAGAAGCACTTCTCTTTCTCACAATGATTCAAAGGCTTATCCGGCCGTTCAGGACCTGGAATACCTTCCGAAAGACCAACAGCCAAAGCTGAGTCACGCGTGGGATATAGCGGTCCTCTACGGGCCTCATGGAGCACCCGATTTCTTCAAATCCTCCGATATCGAAATGTTTTTCGAGGCGAAATGGGAAGTGCACTACAACTCGGCGCCGACCGGTGTTCGCCTCATCGGACCAAAGCCATCGTGGGCTCGCCCAGATGGCGGAGAGGCAGGGCTACACCCGTCCAATATCCACGACAACGCGTATGCGGTGGGAGCTATCGACTTCACGGGAGACATGCCTGTGATTTTAGGACCCGACGGGCCAAGCCTCGGCGGCTTTGTTTGCCCGGTCACAATCATTCAGAGCGATCTTTGGAAAATCGGTCAACTGAAGCCGGGTGACACGGTTTGCTTCCGTTGTGTCTCGCGTGACGTTGCCTCAAATCTCCTCCGAAAACACGAAGAAAGCATCGCTACGCTGCGAACTGACTTCTCAGTGCCCGCTGAACCGAGAATTCCTGCCGATGACGAGATGATTCTCGTCGATGAGGGTCAGGACGAAAATCGGCTAGTGATTCGTCAAGCTGGCGACGCTTACGTGCTTGCGGAGATCGGGCCTATGATTCTCGACTTCAAAATACGCCTTCACATCCATGCACTCTACCAGGCACTGAAGAAGCAAGCGTTTGGACCTGTTATAGACATCAATCCCGCTATTCGGTCATTACAGGTTCATTTTGATCCGAAAGAACTCCGTGCGGAAGACGTAGCAGCGTGGATTAATCAAACCAATAGTCAGCTTCCGCCACTCAAAAATATCACCGTTCCCTCCCGCATTGTTCATTTGCCACTTTCATGGGACGACCCCAGCACCCGGCTTGCTACGGAAAAATACATGCAGTCCGTTCGCCCGGATGCCCCCTGGTGTCCGGACAACATTGAGTTCATTCGTCGGATCAACGGCCTTAAGACCCGCGATGATGTTTACGATATCGTATTCAACGCCCGCTATGTCGTTTTAGGCCTTGGAGATGTCTATCTGGGTGCCCCCGTCGCCACTCCGCTTGACCCTCGCCATAGACTGGTGACCACGAAGTATAACCCAGCCCGTACATGGACTCCGGAGAACGCCGTCGGCATCGGTGGAGCCTACCTTTGTATTTATGGAATGGAAGGTCCCGGTGGATATCAATTTGTGGGCCGCACGATCCAAATGTGGAATCGCTACAACCAGACCAAATCCTTCACGGAAGGTAAGCCCTGGCTTCTTCGGTATTTCGACCAGATTCACTATTATCCAGTTGAGGCAGAAGAACTTGAAGTCCTCCGGCACGATTTCCTGCAGGGTCGTTTCAATCCAAGAATTGATGAATCCACATTCAGCCTTGGTGACTACGAGAAATTCCTCACTGAAAATTCGGAATCGATTCAAGCTTTCAAGTCAAAGCAGCAATCCTCGTTCAACGCCGAACGACAGCGATGGGAGGAAGCAGGACTGGCAACATTCGTAGAGGAAGACAGTGTAGCGGTTGATGAAGATTCAGAGGCTTTACCCGAGGGCGTTGAACCGGTTGAGAGTCCAGTCGCTGGAAGCGTTTGGAAAATACTCCAGAAGGAGGAAGGCAGTGCCATTGGAGCGGGCGATTCACTGGTGATCCTCGAATCAATGAAGATGGAGATCAAGGTCACTGCGCCCGTTTCCGGCACGTTGTTTCGCTGTCTGATCAAGGAAGGCCAGGGAATTTCGCCTGGGCAGGCACTATTTGGAATCAAGGAACACTCATTTTGA